The Arachis duranensis cultivar V14167 chromosome 2, aradu.V14167.gnm2.J7QH, whole genome shotgun sequence genome has a window encoding:
- the LOC107475253 gene encoding auxin response factor 17-like, with product MCWNLCARTIYSRPVIPCRVAAVNFFADPNTDEVFLKILLLPVTDGSAQDFLSPAVAAEGSGNGNGDDEKVESYAKILTRSDANNGGGFSVPRFCADLIFPPLNFEEDPPVQTLRITDLHGAVWEFRHIYRGTPRRHLFTSGWSKFVNSKKIISGDTVVFMKDSDGRMFVGIRRNMSPDDGISDGGLDWLSKIVGMDEGEKEKEEEDEEVMMEGFARNGKGRVSSASVAEAMELAAQNKPFEVVYYPSVGWGEFVVKAEDVDVKMNGILCSVGMRVKMARENYDSSRMTWFQGTVSGVTIPGEAQPWSGSPWRMLQITWDESEILKNVSPVSPWQVEFLSGTPSLPQVFPPTKKFRTADGSKIFSHEVEESSFSMTRLAIPDLAMGVLNQTLLMSSYGTPFPASIQGARHPLLSAPTCPIFPINPPLSIANSFENNIRPRLNAMLTLINLKAYLHITSLESYTYRLKAATQQSQQSGEDLTNGSVASIVDSDADWRETASAPYKNYIYRMGLFFASSLRTSMLRPSLGSTTSRAQGKRGFDAAGTGAPTQPSAPGSGI from the exons ATGTGCTGGAATCTCTGCGCACGCACCA TTTACTCCAGGCCGGTCATCCCTTGCCGTGTCGCCGCCGTCAACTTTTTCGCGGACCCTAACACCGACGAGGTCTTCCTCAAGATTCTTCTCCTTCCTGTCACCGATGGATCCGCTCAGGATTTTCTTTCACCTGCCGTCGCCGCCGAAGGCAGCGGCAACGGCAATGGCGACGATGAAAAGGTTGAGTCGTACGCCAAGATTCTCACGCGGTCCGATGCGAACAATGGCGGAGGGTTTTCGGTGCCGAGATTCTGTGCGGACTTGATCTTCCCGCCGTTGAACTTTGAAGAGGACCCGCCGGTGCAGACGCTTCGCATAACCGACCTCCACGGCGCCGTTTGGGAGTTTCGCCACATCTACCGAGGGACGCCGAGACGGCACCTCTTCACTTCTGGCTGGAGCAAGTTCGTTAACAGCAAGAAGATTATCTCTGGCGATACTGTGGTCTTCATGAAGGACTCCGATGGCAGGATGTTTGTCGGAATCCGTCGCAATATGTCACCGGACGACGGTATCTCAGACGGCGGATTGGATTGGTTATCAAAGATCGTTGGGATGGACGAGggggaaaaggaaaaagaagaggaagatgaagaggtGATGATGGAAGGGTTTGCAAGAAACGGGAAGGGGAGGGTGAGTTCGGCTTCAGTGGCGGAGGCGATGGAGCTGGCGGCCCAGAACAAGCCGTTCGAAGTTGTTTACTATCCAAGCGTGGGTTGGGGGGAGTTTGTGGTAAAGGCAGAGGATGTAGACGTGAAGATGAACGGTATTCTCTGCAGTGTTGGGATGAGAGTGAAGATGGCTAGAGAGAACTACGATTCTTCACGGATGACTTGGTTTCAGGGAACAGTTTCTGGTGTTACTATTCCCGGTGAAGCTCAACCATGGAGCGGTTCTCCTTGGCGCATGCTTCAG ATTACATGGGATGAATCTGAAATCTTGAAGAATGTAAGTCCCGTTAGTCCATGGCAGGTGGAGTTTCTTTCTGGCACACCTTCACTTCctcaagtatttcccccaacaAAAAAGTTCAGAACTGCAGACGGTTCTAAAATTTTCAGTCATGAAGTGGAAGAATCCTCCTTTTCCATGACAAGACTTGCTATTCCTGATTTAGCAATGGGAGTGCTGAATCAAACATTGTTGATGAGTAGTTATGGCACCCCTTTTCCTGCTAGCATTCAGGGAGCCAGGCATCCTCTACTTTCTGCACCTACTTGTCCCATTTTTCCGATTAATCCTCCTCTGTCTATTGCTAACTCCTTTGAGAATAACATTAGACCAAGGTTAAATGCTATGTTGACACTCATAAACCTGAAAGCTTATCTCCACATAACAAGTCTA GAGTCCTACACATATAGACTAAAGGCCGCGACTCAACAGTCTCAGCAAAGTGGAGAGGACCTTACCAATGGCTCTGTAGCTTCAATTGTTGATTCCGATGCGGATTGGCGTGAGACCGCCTCAGCGCCGTACAAGAACTACATATACAGGATGGGGTTGTTCTTCGCTAGCAGCCTCCGTACCTCCATGTTGAGGCCGTCGTTAGGCTCCACCACCAGTCGAGCCCAAGGAAAGCGTGGATTTGATGCTGCAGGTACAGGAGCTCCAACGCAGCCTTCAGCACCAGGCTCAGGAATTTAA